The genomic segment AGGTGCAAACTTCAGCTCTGCCACTTCTCCAGCCACAAAACAATTCCATTCAGGCGGCAGCTCAGCACAAGCAGGTATGTACTGACTAATTACTCTGAAAAtatctttctgcagctgctaaTTTAACACTAATAAGTGTATTTCTGTATGAAAATGTGCCAAAACACTTATGCTTATGTCTTCAGTAAAGTTCAGTTCATCATCAACTGATACATGTCTTTACAGTAGTTGTATTAATTATTAGTAATTATTTTGCCAATTTATGTCAatgtaaatagattttttttagacTGTTATCtgacaaacattacatttcaacaCACGTCCCTATTGTCTAGATGgccatttttcacttttcagatTTACTATatgcattttatacatttatatatacattttaaaacatttagatagATAATGAATACATAATGATATTAGTAATTAATGGTTAATAAGTGAAACCATGAAATTAGTGCATCACATAAGCTCATAGGTGCTTTTGAGAGGTGGAATACTGGGCTATACCAGTCATTTGTGTGACAGGTTGTGCAGCCAGTCGCTGCGACAGGAGCAGAGGCTACAGCAGCAGGAGTGTCACCAGTGACCACACCTGACATACAACCAAGCGCACAACCAACTGTCCAGCAACAGACTACATCCCCTCCTGGAATCAGCTCAACCTCCCAACAGGGAGCGCTGACTCCATCCAGCCCAGCTCCACCCCAGCGCCCAGCTCGGCGCAAGCAGGCTAGTCTGGCTCAGCAGCCATCAGTTCAGCCATCACCCAGCAAACTGGCCCCTGGCCTGACAACTGTATCTTTGCAGCAGCAGACAACTCAGCTGTCAGATGCCCAAGCTCAGTCTGCATCTACAGAGATCAGCCAAAAATCAGTTGAAATGGTAAGtggtgctgccgcctcacagctctAAACATCATTAATTTTCTACTGTGGAATTGTTgtactttttttcttattttaatttatttttttatttgcatcatGCCTCTTTTGTTCAGACTCCACCTGCTTCCCCAAAGATGAGTGAAGAAGCAGGCCACCAACGCGTCCCAAGTGACACCACAGTCAGCAGTGTTTTGTCAGTTCCAGCTAGCGATTCAAAGCAGCCACAAGAAGCTAATGGAGATGCTGCCCTCAACCAGTAAACAAGTTTAAAGGAATAAACATGAAGAGATGTTCAAACTCAGCTTTTTTCTCCTGATTGTTGGACATGTggaactttgtgtttgtgtctgcagatcaCCTACATCTCAGCCAAGCACCACCCAGCTTAGTGCTAGTGATGCAGTGCAGGACCAAAGCAAAACTGGAGCCACTGTTCCTGCCCCAGGTGGTGCCACCAACACCCCGTCGCAGCCAGCGTGGAACCCGTTCGACGATGACAACTTCTCCAATCTCACTGCTGAGCAATTAAAAACTGATAACAAACAGGCAAATGGTAAAGAATGTGTGCGCGCACGctgttttcaacatttattaCACAGGAAATGACtgtaatagtttttgttttttttaaaccagacgTACTTTCAGAAACCGAGACATCATCTTCTGAAGAGCTGATACCCGGTCTGCAGGCTTCAGCTGTGGATAATTCATCCCAAGAAACTAGTATGTATGCACTTAAGTGCCATCATTACAAAGTTGTGATGAAGTGGAAACATAGAGCCACATCAAAAACTGTGTGTCTGGACACAATGTTTTAACTCACAGTACAGACAATGTGATAAAATCCAATGAAGAACTGAAACCAGCAGATGCATAATAGAGGATTTTTCAGATCctgaatttagattttttttggaaatgccaGATTATGGAAAATCTATAGTATGGATTGCTGATATCAAAAACTGACTTACAGCAAGGTCACTTAGACtgaaaaataatacagtaaaatatccTAAGAAATTATTCCTCATTTGACACAGAATCCAATGCCGCATACTGCATTGCACTGTATAAACTATAAGAAATGTAGGGTCAAGCCAAGACGGGAACCACATAATGCACTTGATTCACTTAAATAATCAAAAGTTTGAAGGAGCTTTGAAGTGCATGGGCTGCCTATGTtgatcaaataattaaaataagggTTTTGGTTAGAATAAAAGAAGTACTAACTTTTCAATGATTTGTAATGTAAACACTTCTGAACAGATGTAGCCACTAAAGGTATATATGCAGCTTTTAGCACATGTTTGAGTTTGGGGATTGATATactaaaatgctttatttgctAATAAAGTAGCTTGGAGGCTTATATCATCCAAAAAATATCAGAGATGCAGATATGAAGTTTCCTCATTTGGTCTGTAAGATTTATAAAGTTCACCCACACCCAGTGTTGTATTTAAGACATGAATAATGcctttttaggctttttttaTCCATTATAACACatctttttatattacattgcTTTGTTTGCCAGTTGAAAGGGCATCAGCCATTCTTGATGTGGATTCAGGGTCTTCATTGTTGGCCATCCCAGATCCTTTTCATATCCTTGAACTCTCAGATGCACCAGGTAAATGTCATAGTCTCTTGTTACAGTTTATACATAAACACCCCTTTATTTGTCTGTCATGAAACAAATTAGTTTAGttagataaatgaaaaaaaaaagactgttttaGTATATCAGTTTTGTTATGTAATGCTGATTGATTTCCCAGGAGAAACCCAGACATGTTGCGTAATAAGTCTATGAATCTAGAAcaaccaaaaaatgtaaatgagtcCAAATGTAACACCTAATACATTATTTAACCCTGCATTTGCAAGTAGCTGAAAGGTAACTTTTGttctatatatttttcttttgggtTGGTGACATTTTTTCATGGAGCTGATATTGTTTTAGACCTTTTTCACAAAACCCATGTGTACTTAGCAGATGGGTAACCCTATTTCCACCTCTTAGTTGGTTCGTTTTAAATTAGAGCcaacaaaacagactgaaaaggaaaatgggttaGAATTCCGCCATAACAGCCATTTCTATTACATGTGAGATACATTTTCCATCTTCCTTGGTCAAGTGTTACTAAATCTTGGAAGAATTGAAGACAGAattcagcgtgatgaaccatctcagtttaatacatgccggcatggagaagaacaaaTGGATGCTGGTGTCTTcggacttgtatctctcaaaccccttctatttgtactcaaacccaagaaaaaaccaccctcacaaaacatgaatgaagaaaccaaCATGTATGTGTTCTTCGTCATGCTGGCATGTATTAAACTAAGATGGTTCACCACACTGAGTTCTGTCTTCAATTCTTCCAAGATTTACTAACACTTGACGTGGAAGAAGGAAAATTTCCAACACATACATCCCAGCTAATAGTATACGTCATTTATGTTATGCTTTCTTACCTGCGGTGGGCTGGAAACATAATCGTGGTCCAGTTGAGAAGTGTCATTGGCAGCTTCCACTCTTACACTGAACAAAGAGGAGGCAGTTTCCTCCGCAGCTAAAAGTTTACTTTCCCTTTCATAGACATTCTCCCCTTTTTGTGGTGCAACAAATTTGTTCAATGAAAAGTGGCTTGGGACACCTCCATCTACAATCATAATACTGCCTACTTTAATATAATGATCCAAAGTGAAATGCTGACTATTAAAGTACATGGTATCTCTTTGCACTTTAAAACGTGTCGTTCGTCTGGCCTAATTGACTTGTTTCCATGTAATGCCTTACTCTGGAAGTTAAGCAGGCTGTTCTTGGCTGCTTCGGGTTGAGAAATGCAAAAGTGTGAAAAGGTTCTATTGGATTTTGCtcaactttcttttctttttcttcaccgGCCTTTAGAGAAGCTGATCGAAGGACTCAAATCTCCAGACACATCGTCACTCATGCTTCCTGACCTCTTGTCATTGTCTGATCCCTTTGGTAGCTCTGTGGAGGAGTCTgctaaaggtgtgtgtgtgtgtgtgtgtgtgtttgcactttgaTCTATGAGCTGGCGTCTGTGTCTCAAATTGCATTTGAGTACACATGGGAAAgattctgtgtgcatgtgtgtgtatctgccaGTGTCACAGTGGTGGTTTCAATATGTCTACTGTCAGTGTCCTTGTCCTTTTTGTACTTAAACATTACAAAACTTGAccctcttttctgtctccctctggcCTGTCCCAGACCATCTCACTGCAGATGACTCCCTCCTGAGTTGCTCTCTGATTTCTGGTCCGTCCACCCTTCAGGCAGTGAGCAGTGCCACCTCTTCCATCCCCTCTgctcccacctccacctcctctgctTTAGATGATTTCAGTCTGTTGTCTGGAGACTCAGGACAACCTAAAGCAGGTAAGGCGAAGGAATCTTATTAAACAAAGCAGCGATAACTTGCTAATGTTGGTAAGATTTATAAACTTAATAGTTTTCTAATAAATCTAATGGTGACAGACAAAAGTCCTCTTTGGTAATTGGCcaacaaaaagagacattttagcTTCAACTGTTGTGCACCTCTTCAATACCATATACAGAAATCTACCATATACAGAAGTCTTTTCAATAGTGCATTTTCcactaaaaacaaatctcagcCTTGAACTACATGAATTTACCAACCTCTTGTGCAGGTTAAcagattttatatattaatgACACTGTGTTCTGCAAGCTGATCTTTTCTGGCAGCAGAATCATCTCTATCTTCATAACTTCATAAACTTTTGACATTAAGGAAACCATTTACTTTAAACCACATTTAGGGATCCACAGATGTGGTTTAGTTGTTTGTTCTCGGCTGGCGAACAAAGGCATTTGACTGTTGTTGACAGTGCCAACTCAGAATCACAACCTGCCTGTGCACCAGCTGCATGATCCTAATTAGTACCGATATCTTCAAATCAAACGGCATTTGTTCCACTAGAGCGCCGCAGATGTGTTTTGGCCATAGCTACTgattttgtaaaagtttttatcATATGGAGGAAACACACTTACTAGAgtcaaacacttttttaaactatatgCTTACTTGgcctctgtgtttctttttcttgtcattatacattatatagttagaaaaggttttaaatataaaaacctttTCTAACTCAGTAACcaatgttgttttttcctcGAAGACTCCTCTCTACTGATCTCTGATTTTGAGCCCCAGCAAACCAGTAAAGAGGCAGGTACGGAGGATGAGTTTGATCCTATTCCTGTCACAGGCCGAAAGAATTCCCAAGGTAAGACTCCACAAGCAAGACAAAGTGGGTCAAGATTGTTTTCTTGATTATAGACATCCAGGCATTATTTTAATGGCAGTCAGACTTACCGAAAACAGTATCTGTTGTCTGAACTATTGTATACCCTCAGAATGTTTGGAAATCCGTATAGGTAATTGGGTAAATTctgtcctctcttttctctcttgttctctgcctctctccctcttcctaaAAACTGCTGTGCTTGTTGTGACTCCCGCTCCTCTGCTTCTCCTCCCCTCTGTTTGCCTGTATTCGTCTTGTCCCCCCTGCCTCCTCCTTGTCTCTCCGGCCAGTTTCAGGAGGCCACTCGCGCAGTAACAGTGGCGACTCTGAATCCAGCCTGCCCAGCTTGGCCCGCTCCCTGCTGCTGGTGGACCAGCTCATCGACTTGTAGGCCCCCTGTAGAAGCTGTAACACTGGATTATATACTGGCACCACATAACGGCAACCAACACTGTTGTCATAGCTAGCTTCCTGCATCCCCTGGCTGTCATTTTCATTGTAGTTCCTACAGTAGAAATCACTTTCACCTTTCAGTGCTTCTCCATTCCTGCCTTCTCCCCTGTATAAACTGCATTGTCTGgcttctcttcatctctcatCTCTCActcatattttctctttcttgtaTAGTCTCTACAAATCATATACACTTCATTGTTTTCAAGTTGAAAAGTACACTAACATCATCCTTTAAGATCATTAAACGTTGTGTCTTTCTGTCAATCAGAATATAATATTGCTATCCAGTTTGTTTAAACAATATTGCATTTTGTCTAATAGCAAACAATAGAAGATCATTATTGTAGTGTACAATAGGCATAGTTATAAGTGGTTGTAGTTATTATTGTGCACAAGTGAATTTGTTGTTGTatgcctttttacattttcctcccTGGaattatttgcacattttaaagttaaaccATAACTAAATTTGTTTATTCTATGAGGGGGAAACTCAATGTAACTTGATGCAGCCTGATTTGCACAATGCCATAAACATTACCTCTGCCAGCCTAAAGATGTTGGATGGTATATAGTTTATACCTTCTATATATTAGACGgaaaaaatatatcaaactgATTGGCAGTCTGGAAACAGTATAGCCACTAACACTTGTCCCAcgtgtctgtttttttctgcttctccctctgcagcacaaacactaCATGAAGTTATTGTGATTGACCTAAAAGCAGAACACATGTTTCCTTTTTCAGAATAAACAGTGAAGTGCCATAAAATAATCTGTGATGCAAACTGATGACAGGTGGAGTCTTTAGTGTACAGTATCTGCTGAACTTAAATACAACTATAACACAAATTGTCTTGCAACTTGATTTCCAGACAAACTGTAGGCTGCTTCTAACACAGGGATATGTTCTCATTCcctattgttttgtatttatttaaaaagttgattCTAAATGTGTGCTAAAATAATAACTTGAAGTCATTTGTTTTGGTTATCGCAGTGTGCCATGGCAATAGAAAAtgcatgaaaacatgaaaatagtttaaatattcaACAATAATAGGAAATGGTAGAAATGCAGCCAGTCAAAATATTGATGACTATTCAGGTAATTTGTTGGCACTAAAAGACATAGTAATGTGGCTCATAAAAAAACAGTTCTTACTTACccttgtttaaaacatttacacaaacatccatcCCACATCGTGCAATCCTTCCTTACATTCCTGTCCTTTTTTTACTCCTGATTTATGTAAATACATACTGCATTCCCAGCAGGCTCTCATCCATACCATACAATTGCTTAATCTTCCCATGTATATAAGAAGTCATTGTCATGAGGCTTTACTTGTGGAAAACATATTGCTTTACTCGTGAAATCTGtcatatatactttatatatgacaccatatatataaaacatgacattgttttcttgttaataaatgttaatatgaaTAGAGTGTTAgagaatgaatgtaaaaaataaatgagtctATGATAAAAATATCTAGAATTCTTAAAACCATAATCTGAATAATATTGAAGAATATtctatatacattatatatatatatatataaatatatataaaaatgcattCCTCTTTGTGCGTTGAGAACGTTTTTTTCTTGGTTATATCTACTCAGTAAATGTCAGTACATTCAAATGTATAGATGATAATTCTAGTCTTTGTTTAGCCTTAAAGATGAGGCTAAATCCCATGTCCTATTCTACCTTTGTGAAAAGAAAGTGagcctgtgttttgtgtgtttacacgGAGTGATGAAGGATTATATTTTTACTCTAAACAATTGACAGTTTTCTGGAAAGTGGGAACTTAACTTCTTGAATCATAGTCCTGTTTTTAATTGCTAAACCTTTTCTGAAGTTGTGCTTTGTAAaagctttgttttgctttaccGTTTTTAGTGACCACAGAGTTCATATCACAGCATGGCAGTGTTGTTGAAAGTTATGTTCATGTGTGTTGGTATACAGTGTTATGGAtaagtatgtatgtgtgtgtggagtcaGAATTGTTGGATGTGTTTTCCAGTAGCCTActtgtgttgttgtttgctgCAAATATGGCGACGGTTATGTTGCCATTAGAGTCTCTTCTGAAAGCACACACCCCCTTAAAATTCTCTCAGGTAGTCCAAGCTACGTCACTCTATCTGAGAGTTGAATACATATTGGGTTATTGCTCCCCAGTCTCACTGTCCTCTGGACGCCTGCGCTCCGTGTTACATTTATGAGAATTTGTCTGATATGTAATTTGTGAGGGGctctgtgaaatgtgaaaactgtTTACAGTGAAGATACAGTACAACACTGTTGCTGTAGCAATGGGTTTGATTATAAGTCAGTTTTACTGTGGTACTTCAAAGTTTGTGAACAAGcactttttttctaaaatgtcatttgtttaattgaGTTCCCTTTATGTACTTTATGTACAGGACTTGTGAAAATCCGATCATGTTTTAGGTCATATGTATGCAGAAATTTGTAAGGaattcacaaactttcaagcatcAATGTAAGTGAGCTGtctaaggttaaaaaaaatcagctccAATCAGCAATATTAATGTTTCTGTTGGATGAAACAAAGTCATCGTGTTTCCCTCAGTAGGAAGACCTTCCaccttcttttttccattttgtcatGTTAGAAAATGATCTTAAATAGCATCTAGTGTACATTAACAGTACTTTGTTTTGTTAGATCTACTGAAAATACTCTATTCTGGAAATGGATGTCAATCAGGATTTGTGATTTCAgcaaaaaatttgaatgacaaaTTAAAGTATATTATGTTTAATGGTGGTAGAAGCACAATAATTACACACGGattattgattaaaatgttgttattttcttaataaCCAAAGTCAAAGCAGTGGtacaaaacaaatttcacaCTATCACATGTTAAATCTAGATTCTGTGAAAAGTGCCAAAAAGTAGAGGAGCAAAGTTGGTAACCTACCCACATGTCCTTTGTCAATAAAGAAGTTTGAGGGGTTGAGAGTATTTTGAGTAGAGCTCACTGACATAGAACTTGACATATCCTTTTATTATCTAAATTAACTTAAAAGAGTGGTAGGTTTCAACATAAAAGTCTCTTTTGGGCGTGTTTACTGTAGGTAGTGCATGTGCAACTgaaccttttgtgtttttttttatcatcctcTTTATAATCCTTCCACTGAAAAGCTCAGTCATTTGCAGTAACTGTTTGAACCTATGCAACTCCTGAGCTTTGTCCCCTGTAGCCGCCTGTGTGATGTTGTGATCGGTAAAGCCAAACAGGTCATAAGATTAGTCCTTGATGTGAAACAGAAGCCCctcattttctctgttgttttgcCAAAAATGAAAGCTGTCAATTATCTGATACTATTGAGTGTTTTGAGATGCCTCTTGTCTTTATGGCCTAAACCTGCGTGGTATCATGTGCTCCTTCTATTTTTGTGAGATAATTAAAGAACTATAAAGGGGTGGCAAATAAAATACCAATGTGAATGTCAGCGTGTTGACTATTAATTGTTAAATGTTCTTGTGTGATTATTGTTAACATTCTCAGTTATAGCTAAagtatttaactttaaaaaaaaaaagtatgttcCAAAAAGAGGCGTtgtcaaagcctcctgtgacccagAATCATTGATCAGTATGGGCAGAGGTGCAGAGAGATtgcattttaatagttttgaagTGAGGCTCGTCCTTCTACCCTATTAGATAATTTCAATGATTTCTCtttgatttatacattttggAGAAATCTTATTTATCGTAATTTCCATATGTTGGCTACTGGAAGCATtgggcagagtgtagcagagcagatgTGGCCAGCAAATATATtccaaatttaaaagaaattagagCTTTCTGCTTTTTTGCACATAGTCTGCTCCTGGTACTAACTTAACATACCTGGCATTGTATTGTGGTAGTGTAGTCATCAGGTTTTGACAAGGAACAAAAATTTATGGAACAAAAGAGCTTGGCTTTCCAATCAAACTATTCTGTCAtgaatctgaaatgttttgagTGCCATCCCAAATTAttgtacacatttgtatttgtttctaatCAGACTTGTATGCAAAGATGAGCGTGAAGTTGGGCATTTAAtatagtaaattattttttagtatGTAACATACATTTGTAGGGTAGGTTAAGCATTAATGCACTAATCAATGTCTTATTCTACTTGGGTAACAGGTTAAGACTACTCAGGTAAGACCAAACACAAGCTTTATGCCCCATTTAAAATCTcaatccttttttgtttttacatttgtgcgTCTTGCATCCTAAGTAATTTCTCGCTTTCCTAAACAGGTGGGCACAATACCTGTTGTTGAATGGgtcaggattttatttttactaaaaccTGATTAGACACAATGTCAACTATTGTACTTATAGGACACCTGTATCAGCTTATGTATTTTAGTCCATAAGTATCAAGAATATTAcagtacacaaataaaaaattatgtgCTTGTGATTTGTAATAACTACTTGTTTTTCAAGTATAAAATCTATCACTTAGTACATATTCTGGTCACAAGTCTTTAGTagccaaatttaaaatgtatttatcctAAAGATTTTTAAGTGTGGTTATAAAAAAGAACCCTACTGACAAAAAGATTTGTCAGTAGGGTTTGATccatttgaaaaacatgttcAGATAAACTTACTTGTTCTGTTCATCACCAACACTGTTTCAAGAAACCTTTATTTCCCATTTCTTCCACACACAGACCTGCAGAGGGAGCTCTCCAGTAATGCACTGGGAAGCGCCGGGACTTCTGTGCAGTTATCTGTGAAGAGTGAAAGGTTGAACAGTCAGCAGAGGACTGCTTCATGTGGCTATGATAAACACTTTCTGTCATATGATGACAGGAACATACAACACCAGATAATATCAACTACTTCCACCAGTCTTCATTTTATACCGGTCAACCAAGTGCCCCACTTGCAGCTTCAAAACAGCCCAGTTTCCTCTGATGTTTTCCAGCTGGCCCCTTTTAAAACACAAGGAAAAGAGAGCAAGATGCCATTCAGCAGCTCTGCCTTTTGTGCGTCTTATAAACCTGCTGAGCCATCTGATGTTTTCCTCCAGGCACCATTTGGAAAGAGGCAGGAAACCACCAATCCTGTTTCTGCTTACTCTCACATATTTACTTCTAGTCCACAGCAGATCCAACCTAGCAAACAGTGTCACCTTAACCTAGTATCATCTCTTGCTGCTCCTCAGCCTCTCACTACTCAGGGCTCTTCCCTGCAAATGGAGACACCTCTGGTCCAGCAGCCATTGGCGGTGCACCGGGTTGTCTCCAGGATCGGTCAGCAGGCCGCCGTGGGTTCAGTGGCTGTGGGGCCTCTCTATTCCTGGACCATAGGGGGAAGAGCATTGGATGACCCATTCACTGCGGCACCTTTTCAGCCAAGGTGCTCTGAGGGGAAACCTTGATTATGTAAtggtctttttaaaaatgaaggatCCAGAGTATAATTCAACTTAagccatttttttatttagttatagtattatcattattaatgcAGTATTTCAATGAATTATGCTTTTACCAAGTATGTATCTTTTTTAAGTTAATATTCTACCTCAGTcatctgatttgtctttattttgagcacagcagtgtgtttttgcagcactTTACAAActcacttttttaaatcaaagaagATGTGTCAGCGTTTGACTGCATACATTTGAGTTTTAGTATCTTTATCAGCTGGTTGTTTTTTATCCAAACTTTCAGAGACTGCTGCAAAAGATACCAAATATTTTATGACAAGTCAAAAAACACTTAGGAAAATCAAGTATAATGGCTCTAAACATTGTGATGCAGTTTAGGGAGTGAAACTATTTAggcagtttttacatttacacatatcAGAGTAAAGCACTGTAACTTTTCACAAATGTATTCAGAAAAGACAGGCtagtaacaaaaaaagaagaatccAAATGGTTGACTTTTGGGGAATGATTTCAAGctcaaataatttcaaaaactgcatcagttatatactgtaggagtagttttctttttcaacattttcatgattttttgtttttcatcttctAGTGAAATATATCATGTGGTTTAAATCAGCTGGTGTCTTACAGAAGGCATTCTGAAGAAGCAATAAGGACCAAGAAACAAACAATCTTGACCAAGCTGGCTTTTTACTGTTTCTTCTAaattatgcttttaattttGCTCCATACTTTGGCAGTAATGAAGATGTTTTGTAAACCATGCTCCCTTTGCTAACAGTGTCTTGTCCATGCACcgtatttttattaaatgtatattatccTTTTATTAATTCTGGACTTAAACATAACAGTAACAAAACCTAAACTGCATATTAAAGCTTTATGAAAAAGAGCATGATATTCATTCAGTCATTACAATTTACCTGTCAATAATCAATCATGTTCGAGCTTTGTGTCAGATCTTAATCACTTTCCTGCCCTACTGTCATTTCAAGGAATGAAGACTTATATTTTAAATGGCTCCACCTGAGAATAAAAATGGTGGCGAATGGatgttcctttgttttttttttttttgcttaactTTAAGTCCAGAAATATTGCTGGTCCAGCACCATGTTGTTGGCTCCCATGCCGCTGTTGGAAACTTGTCTTTATAAAATGAAGTTTACATAGAGGTCATAGGTTTTATCTTTCCagtaaagtttttgttttatctctgtTGTTGTCGAGACCAGATTATGCAGATTAAACAACATGTGGTGGTGAAGTGGAAAGTAAGTCTGCTATTTCATCAGTACTTTTCATGTCAAACTGAgtcaacacaaatacaaattggTGCTCAGATAAAGTAAGTTTAAGCTTGTGTCAATTGTGAGCtagttgtttttgttcagtACTGTGTAAAACATCATGTTTTCATTGGTTTAGTAAGAGATTAATTCACTTGATCTTGGAATAAGAGTGGAGACTGAAGCAGGTCATGCTAATTTCATCGCAGTAACATGTCTGGGTTTGTGTGCATGAAGGATGACAAAAGTCTGAGGCTTTAC from the Channa argus isolate prfri chromosome 18, Channa argus male v1.0, whole genome shotgun sequence genome contains:
- the aak1b gene encoding AP2-associated protein kinase 1 isoform X3: MMCAQRRYTTLSYRAPEMVNLYNNKIITTKADIWALGCLLYKLCFFTLPFGESQVAICDGSFTIPDNSRYSYDLHCLIRYMLEPDPDKRPDIYLVSYFAFKLAQRTCPVQNVKNSPIPSKLPEPIKASEAAAAKKSQTKPRLTDPIPTTETSITPRQRPKAAHTQPAAGILPIQPAALTPRKRANLPSGVGQPLGVSLDLSQPAAALQSQKVQTSALPLLQPQNNSIQAAAQHKQVVQPVAATGAEATAAGVSPVTTPDIQPSAQPTVQQQTTSPPGISSTSQQGALTPSSPAPPQRPARRKQASLAQQPSVQPSPSKLAPGLTTVSLQQQTTQLSDAQAQSASTEISQKSVEMTPPASPKMSEEAGHQRVPSDTTVSSVLSVPASDSKQPQEANGDAALNQSPTSQPSTTQLSASDAVQDQSKTGATVPAPGGATNTPSQPAWNPFDDDNFSNLTAEQLKTDNKQANDVLSETETSSSEELIPGLQASAVDNSSQETIERASAILDVDSGSSLLAIPDPFHILELSDAPEKLIEGLKSPDTSSLMLPDLLSLSDPFGSSVEESAKDHLTADDSLLSCSLISGPSTLQAVSSATSSIPSAPTSTSSALDDFSLLSGDSGQPKADSSLLISDFEPQQTSKEAGTEDEFDPIPVTGRKNSQDLQRELSSNALGSAGTSVQLSVKSERLNSQQRTASCGYDKHFLSYDDRNIQHQIISTTSTSLHFIPVNQVPHLQLQNSPVSSDVFQLAPFKTQGKESKMPFSSSAFCASYKPAEPSDVFLQAPFGKRQETTNPVSAYSHIFTSSPQQIQPSKQCHLNLVSSLAAPQPLTTQGSSLQMETPLVQQPLAVHRVVSRIGQQAAVGSVAVGPLYSWTIGGRALDDPFTAAPFQPRCSEGKP
- the aak1b gene encoding AP2-associated protein kinase 1 isoform X2 produces the protein MRKFFDSRRELVNSGPGSGGGGGSSGSCHAGGNFIGRNFAVGRHQVTVEEIIAEGGFAIVFLVRTNQGVRCALKRMYVNNEHDLQVCNREIQIMKDLIGHKNIVGYLDSSITAMGSRDVWEVLILMDYCKGGQVVNLMNQRLQTGFTEAEVLQIFCDTCDAVSRLHQQKTPIIHRDLKVENILLHDKGYYVLCDFGSATNKFQSPQTEGVATVEEEIKKYTTLSYRAPEMVNLYNNKIITTKADIWALGCLLYKLCFFTLPFGESQVAICDGSFTIPDNSRYSYDLHCLIRYMLEPDPDKRPDIYLVSYFAFKLAQRTCPVQNVKNSPIPSKLPEPIKASEAAAAKKSQTKPRLTDPIPTTETSITPRQRPKAAHTQPAAGILPIQPAALTPRKRANLPSGVGQPLGVSLDLSQPAAALQSQKVQTSALPLLQPQNNSIQAAAQHKQVVQPVAATGAEATAAGVSPVTTPDIQPSAQPTVQQQTTSPPGISSTSQQGALTPSSPAPPQRPARRKQASLAQQPSVQPSPSKLAPGLTTVSLQQQTTQLSDAQAQSASTEISQKSVEMTPPASPKMSEEAGHQRVPSDTTVSSVLSVPASDSKQPQEANGDAALNQSPTSQPSTTQLSASDAVQDQSKTGATVPAPGGATNTPSQPAWNPFDDDNFSNLTAEQLKTDNKQANDVLSETETSSSEELIPGLQASAVDNSSQETIERASAILDVDSGSSLLAIPDPFHILELSDAPEKLIEGLKSPDTSSLMLPDLLSLSDPFGSSVEESAKDHLTADDSLLSCSLISGPSTLQAVSSATSSIPSAPTSTSSALDDFSLLSGDSGQPKADSSLLISDFEPQQTSKEAGTEDEFDPIPVTGRKNSQVSGGHSRSNSGDSESSLPSLARSLLLVDQLIDL
- the aak1b gene encoding AP2-associated protein kinase 1 isoform X1 translates to MRKFFDSRRELVNSGPGSGGGGGSSGSCHAGGNFIGRNFAVGRHQVTVEEIIAEGGFAIVFLVRTNQGVRCALKRMYVNNEHDLQVCNREIQIMKDLIGHKNIVGYLDSSITAMGSRDVWEVLILMDYCKGGQVVNLMNQRLQTGFTEAEVLQIFCDTCDAVSRLHQQKTPIIHRDLKVENILLHDKGYYVLCDFGSATNKFQSPQTEGVATVEEEIKKYTTLSYRAPEMVNLYNNKIITTKADIWALGCLLYKLCFFTLPFGESQVAICDGSFTIPDNSRYSYDLHCLIRYMLEPDPDKRPDIYLVSYFAFKLAQRTCPVQNVKNSPIPSKLPEPIKASEAAAAKKSQTKPRLTDPIPTTETSITPRQRPKAAHTQPAAGILPIQPAALTPRKRANLPSGVGQPLGVSLDLSQPAAALQSQKVQTSALPLLQPQNNSIQAAAQHKQVVQPVAATGAEATAAGVSPVTTPDIQPSAQPTVQQQTTSPPGISSTSQQGALTPSSPAPPQRPARRKQASLAQQPSVQPSPSKLAPGLTTVSLQQQTTQLSDAQAQSASTEISQKSVEMTPPASPKMSEEAGHQRVPSDTTVSSVLSVPASDSKQPQEANGDAALNQSPTSQPSTTQLSASDAVQDQSKTGATVPAPGGATNTPSQPAWNPFDDDNFSNLTAEQLKTDNKQANDVLSETETSSSEELIPGLQASAVDNSSQETIERASAILDVDSGSSLLAIPDPFHILELSDAPEKLIEGLKSPDTSSLMLPDLLSLSDPFGSSVEESAKDHLTADDSLLSCSLISGPSTLQAVSSATSSIPSAPTSTSSALDDFSLLSGDSGQPKADSSLLISDFEPQQTSKEAGTEDEFDPIPVTGRKNSQDLQRELSSNALGSAGTSVQLSVKSERLNSQQRTASCGYDKHFLSYDDRNIQHQIISTTSTSLHFIPVNQVPHLQLQNSPVSSDVFQLAPFKTQGKESKMPFSSSAFCASYKPAEPSDVFLQAPFGKRQETTNPVSAYSHIFTSSPQQIQPSKQCHLNLVSSLAAPQPLTTQGSSLQMETPLVQQPLAVHRVVSRIGQQAAVGSVAVGPLYSWTIGGRALDDPFTAAPFQPRCSEGKP